Proteins encoded within one genomic window of Thiothrix litoralis:
- a CDS encoding B12-binding domain-containing radical SAM protein, with product MKNIIIIATLNARYTHASLGLRYLFANMGEWQDSTTIMEFTIAMRPLDVAEQLLSCQPRIIGLGVYIWNITETTALVQLLKSLAPDVVIVLGGPEVSYETSEQPIAQWADYVITGPGDVSFRHLCGQLLNGQKPVLKVIAGEQVPLAQLVSPYNAYTQDDLANRSIYVEASRGCPFKCEFCLSALDKTALPFELSHFLAEMAQLWERGLRQFRFVDRTFNLKIQTTIAILDFFLERLDAETFLHFELVPDHLPETLKERIARFPAGALQFEIGIQTFNPAVQALISRKQDNAKAADNIRWLREHSQAHLHTDLIFGLPGEDLQSFGEGFDRLMALNPHEIQLGILKRLRGTPIIRHTEAFGMVYNPQPPYNILRTDRVDFDTMQHMNRFARYWDLIANSGRFAHTLPLLLGDAPFARFWTLTQWVYAEVQQTHQIALSRLFVLVHGAGQAVLAIERTALEEALLQDYALTGQKGQVPFLTEALKNSRNPYLPTKSGNQRQLRFLN from the coding sequence ATGAAAAACATTATTATTATTGCAACATTGAATGCCCGCTACACCCATGCCTCGTTGGGTTTGCGCTACCTTTTCGCCAATATGGGGGAGTGGCAGGACAGCACGACAATCATGGAATTTACCATTGCGATGCGTCCGCTGGATGTTGCTGAGCAATTATTATCGTGCCAACCGCGCATCATTGGGCTGGGTGTATACATTTGGAATATCACCGAAACCACTGCCTTGGTGCAGTTGCTTAAATCCCTCGCTCCTGATGTGGTTATTGTGCTGGGTGGCCCCGAAGTCAGTTACGAAACCAGTGAGCAACCGATTGCTCAGTGGGCTGATTATGTGATTACTGGGCCGGGTGATGTGAGTTTCCGCCACTTGTGTGGGCAGTTATTGAATGGGCAGAAGCCGGTGCTCAAGGTGATAGCGGGTGAGCAAGTGCCCTTGGCGCAACTGGTGTCACCTTATAATGCGTATACGCAGGACGACTTGGCGAACCGTTCCATTTATGTGGAAGCCTCGCGGGGTTGCCCCTTCAAGTGCGAATTTTGCCTGTCGGCACTCGATAAGACCGCTTTGCCATTTGAATTAAGCCATTTCTTGGCGGAGATGGCGCAGCTCTGGGAACGGGGTTTGCGCCAGTTCCGTTTCGTTGACCGTACTTTTAACCTGAAAATCCAGACGACCATTGCTATCTTGGACTTCTTTCTGGAAAGGCTGGATGCGGAGACGTTTTTGCATTTCGAGCTGGTTCCCGACCATTTGCCGGAAACGCTCAAGGAACGGATCGCTCGCTTTCCAGCGGGTGCTTTGCAGTTTGAGATCGGTATCCAGACCTTCAACCCAGCCGTGCAAGCCTTGATCAGCCGTAAGCAGGATAATGCTAAAGCGGCGGACAATATCCGTTGGTTACGTGAGCATTCGCAGGCACATTTGCATACTGACCTGATTTTTGGGCTGCCGGGAGAGGATTTGCAGAGTTTTGGGGAAGGTTTTGACCGCCTGATGGCGTTGAATCCGCATGAAATTCAGTTGGGTATTCTCAAGCGTTTGCGGGGAACGCCGATTATCCGTCACACCGAAGCGTTTGGAATGGTGTATAACCCGCAGCCGCCTTACAACATCCTGCGCACTGACCGGGTGGATTTTGACACGATGCAGCACATGAATCGCTTTGCTCGCTACTGGGATCTGATTGCCAATTCCGGGCGGTTTGCGCATACCTTGCCGTTGCTGCTGGGGGATGCGCCGTTTGCGCGTTTTTGGACGCTCACCCAGTGGGTTTACGCAGAGGTGCAGCAAACCCACCAGATTGCTTTGTCACGTTTGTTTGTATTGGTGCACGGGGCAGGGCAGGCGGTGCTGGCGATTGAACGCACCGCATTGGAAGAGGCATTGTTGCAAGATTATGCGCTGACCGGGCAGAAAGGGCAGGTGCCGTTTTTGACAGAGGCGCTCAAAAATTCGCGCAACCCCTATCTGCCCACTAAAAGCGGCAACCAGCGGCAATTACGTTTTCTGAATTAG
- a CDS encoding RNA-guided endonuclease InsQ/TnpB family protein, with the protein MVKNRHLSRAISDRGFFEFRRQLQYKAGMRGAVVVVADRFFASSKTCSVPGCGHKVDKLPLSVREWTCPICGAVHDRDVNAAKNLQEYAVSYTVFACGGEGAGSWCKPTVKPAPVKQEFNAITTFS; encoded by the coding sequence ATGGTGAAAAACCGCCACTTATCCCGTGCCATCAGTGACAGGGGATTTTTCGAGTTCCGGCGGCAATTGCAATACAAAGCGGGAATGCGGGGTGCAGTGGTCGTGGTAGCAGATCGGTTTTTTGCCTCCAGCAAGACCTGTTCTGTCCCCGGATGTGGGCATAAAGTGGACAAACTGCCGCTATCGGTACGCGAATGGACTTGCCCCATTTGTGGTGCAGTCCATGACCGTGACGTAAATGCCGCTAAGAATTTGCAAGAATACGCCGTGAGTTACACGGTGTTTGCCTGTGGAGGGGAAGGCGCTGGCTCTTGGTGCAAACCGACAGTGAAACCAGCCCCCGTGAAGCAGGAATTCAACGCCATAACTACTTTTAGCTAG
- a CDS encoding transposase — MQSQVPPTDGKRLVDSFPVARARQGHRFKARVAADIADHGYCSTKKLYVYGVRVHVIGRKQAGTLPTPEYIGWLPASAPDGKVFDQIRPVLKQEEVFGDKAYQRPDAADIEQSQQLTVRTPVKKKKGQRYLEADEQWLSTAVSQVRQPIESLVAWIEKKTGIEFASNVRSYQGLLVHVFGRLAAALVFWNQLRKCP, encoded by the coding sequence ATTCAGTCCCAGGTTCCCCCGACTGATGGAAAACGGCTGGTTGACTCCTTCCCCGTTGCGCGGGCAAGACAGGGGCATCGCTTTAAAGCCCGTGTGGCAGCCGATATTGCTGACCATGGCTACTGCTCAACGAAAAAACTGTATGTTTATGGGGTGCGTGTTCATGTCATCGGGCGTAAACAAGCGGGAACGTTGCCCACGCCCGAATACATCGGTTGGTTGCCTGCCAGCGCACCGGATGGCAAGGTATTTGACCAGATCAGGCCGGTTCTAAAGCAGGAAGAAGTCTTCGGTGACAAAGCCTATCAACGCCCGGATGCTGCCGACATTGAACAATCCCAACAGCTGACTGTGCGGACACCGGTCAAAAAGAAGAAGGGACAACGCTATCTGGAAGCAGACGAACAGTGGCTGTCAACCGCTGTGTCACAAGTACGCCAGCCGATTGAATCGCTGGTTGCCTGGATTGAGAAGAAAACCGGTATTGAGTTCGCATCAAATGTACGTTCATACCAAGGGTTACTCGTTCATGTCTTTGGGCGATTGGCGGCAGCTCTGGTTTTCTGGAATCAGCTACGAAAATGCCCTTAA
- a CDS encoding ATP-binding protein — translation MNASNYSKPLISQHAGKPPMDQEALKVLTKIAQTLENLDHYLLGKHPSPAGDFDRHLAFAWRKENHHGYCQAIPTPRLINLDDLMGIDAQKAVLVKNTEQFLAGYPANNALLWGAKGTGKSSIIKGLLQRYGERGLRVIDIDRKDLVDIAEIAAVLRDSDKKFILFCDDLSFEAADVSYKALKVALDGGMAAIPDNILIYATSNRRHLLPEMMEDNLNSRVVNREVHHADAIEEKISLSERFGIWLSFYLFSEEDYLKIVQHWVNSFSMEFTDAVAQDAIIWARLRASRSGRSAHQYAVDLIGKTKLAEHLL, via the coding sequence GTGAATGCAAGCAACTACAGTAAGCCCTTGATCAGCCAACACGCAGGAAAACCACCGATGGATCAGGAAGCTCTGAAAGTATTGACGAAAATAGCCCAGACATTGGAGAATCTGGATCACTATTTACTGGGCAAGCATCCATCACCCGCCGGTGATTTTGACCGCCATCTAGCGTTCGCGTGGCGCAAGGAAAACCACCACGGCTATTGTCAGGCCATCCCCACGCCCCGGCTAATCAACCTTGACGACCTGATGGGTATTGACGCCCAAAAAGCCGTTCTGGTGAAAAATACCGAACAGTTTTTGGCAGGCTATCCCGCCAACAATGCCCTGTTGTGGGGGGCAAAAGGCACGGGTAAATCCTCCATCATCAAAGGCTTGCTGCAACGTTACGGCGAGCGGGGTTTACGGGTCATCGACATTGACCGCAAAGACTTGGTGGATATTGCCGAGATTGCGGCAGTGCTGCGCGATAGCGACAAAAAATTCATTTTATTCTGCGACGATTTGTCGTTTGAAGCGGCTGACGTGAGTTACAAAGCGCTAAAAGTGGCACTGGATGGCGGCATGGCAGCGATTCCTGACAATATCCTGATTTATGCCACCTCCAACCGCCGCCACCTGTTACCCGAAATGATGGAAGACAACCTCAATTCACGGGTCGTCAACCGGGAAGTACATCACGCCGACGCCATTGAAGAAAAAATCTCCCTCTCCGAGCGTTTTGGCATCTGGCTATCGTTCTACCTGTTCAGCGAAGAGGATTATCTGAAAATTGTCCAGCATTGGGTTAACAGTTTCAGCATGGAGTTCACCGATGCCGTTGCACAGGATGCGATCATCTGGGCGCGGCTACGAGCATCCCGCAGCGGGCGTTCTGCCCACCAATACGCGGTTGATTTAATCGGCAAAACCAAGCTGGCTGAACACCTCTTGTAA
- a CDS encoding TatD family hydrolase, translated as MSKKREIPVFDHPIIETHCHLDYLEGEALDAALQAARAVNVERIMTIAVSPDNLDKVMALTQQYPQVWGTQGIHPHDANDYSDAVDAQIRANALHAKILAVGEIGLDYHYDYSDRAKQRDAFERQLQIAIDLELPIVVHTREADEDMEAILRNFVGQMPKRGVIHSFTSGQALAEYCLSEGFCLGFNGISTFKAAENVREIIALTPVEQILFETDAPYLTPIPYRGHKNEPKYLPFIAEHVALVKGVPLDTLLPQVWKNSVEVFFAGH; from the coding sequence ATGTCCAAAAAACGCGAAATCCCGGTCTTTGACCACCCGATCATCGAAACCCATTGCCATCTGGATTATCTGGAAGGCGAAGCGCTGGATGCTGCGTTGCAGGCCGCCCGTGCGGTGAATGTTGAACGCATCATGACGATTGCCGTTTCACCCGATAACCTCGATAAGGTGATGGCGTTGACGCAACAATACCCGCAAGTTTGGGGCACGCAGGGCATTCACCCACACGACGCCAATGATTATAGCGATGCCGTCGATGCGCAAATCCGCGCCAATGCTTTACACGCCAAGATACTGGCGGTTGGCGAAATCGGGCTGGATTACCATTATGACTATTCCGATCGTGCCAAACAGCGAGATGCGTTTGAGCGCCAGTTACAGATTGCGATTGATCTGGAACTGCCGATCGTGGTGCATACCCGCGAGGCCGACGAGGATATGGAAGCCATCTTGCGCAATTTCGTCGGGCAAATGCCCAAGCGCGGGGTGATTCACAGCTTTACCTCTGGGCAGGCGCTGGCGGAATACTGTTTGAGCGAAGGTTTCTGCTTGGGTTTCAATGGCATTAGCACGTTTAAAGCGGCGGAAAATGTGCGTGAAATCATTGCGCTAACGCCAGTCGAACAAATCCTGTTTGAAACCGATGCGCCGTACCTTACCCCGATTCCTTACCGTGGGCATAAGAATGAACCGAAGTACCTACCGTTCATTGCGGAGCATGTGGCACTGGTGAAAGGTGTGCCACTGGATACCTTATTACCGCAGGTGTGGAAGAACAGTGTCGAGGTGTTTTTTGCTGGGCATTGA